Part of the Nocardia farcinica genome, ACTGCGACGAACATCGCGCATCGACGCGACGATCCGTGGTTCATCACGATCGGTGCCTCCGCGCCGGCGAACTCGGATGTCTGGCTGCCGTGTCCACCGAAGCGCTTCTTCCTCGTCCTGCGCATCTACCAGCCCGGCGTCGACGCACTGACCGGTCGATGGACCCCGCCGCCTGTCCTGCCCTCCGTGGGGCCGACTTTCGCACAACGAGATCGGTGACGACGGGATGCCCGGGGCCGGACGCGGCTAGGCTGTACCGTGCGCATTTCACTCCCCACCGACGTCGCCGCCACCATCGATCGTGTCTTCGGCGCGCGCGGGGCGGCCTGGCTCGCCGGGCTCGACGACGTCGTGGCCGAGCGCTGTGCCGAATGGGAGCTGACCGTGACCGGGCCCGGGTTCGGTGGGGGGACGCACTCCTATGTGGCGCCGGTGCGGCGGGCGGACGGGTCCGACGCGGTGCTGAAGGTGCCCGTGGTGGACGAGGAGAACGTCGGTGAACCGACCGGGTTGGCTTGCTACGACGGCGACGGCGCGGTCCGGTTGTACGCCTTCGATCCCGGCACCGGTGCCATGCTGCTCGAACGGGCGCGGCCCGGCACCGAACTGCTGACCCAGCCGGGCTTCCCGAGCCTGGAGGGCAGGCCGGAGCACCGGGATCGGATCGAGCTGGCGTGCCGGCTGTACCGTCGCCTGCGCCGTCCGCCCGCCGAACTGCCCGCCGGATTCCCGCCGCTGCCCGCGGCACTCGACATGGTCGCCGGGTGGACCGCGGCGTTGCGCAGGCCGGCGGCCGGTTTCGCCGAGGTGCTCGGACCGCGGCTGCGCGCCGACGCGCTGGACTGGTGTGCGCGCCTGGCCGAACCGGACGGGCCGCTGCTGGTGGTCAACCGCGACACCCACCTGGGCAACATCGTGGCGGCCGAGCGGGAGCCGTGGCTGCTCATCGACCCGAAGTCCTACCTCGGCGAGGCCGCCTTCGACGCAGGCTTCCTGATCATGATCCAGGTGCAGAGCGCGCCCGAGCCCGCGCACGCCGCCGCGGTCGTCGCGCGCACGGCGGACTGGCTCGGCATCGATCCCGAGCGGGCCCGGGGCTGGGCCTTCCTGCGGGCGGTCGAGGAGATCGCGTGGGCGATCGAGGACGACGAGCCGGACCTGCTGCGGCTGCACCGGGCGGTGGCGCAGGCGCTGTCCGGGGGCGGCCGCGCCGCTGTGTAATCATGGCAACACACCCGCAAAGCCGACAGAACCAGACAAATCCGGCATGATGGCTGACATGACCGTCGAACGGAGTTCCGCATGCAGGTGAGCGCGCTCGAGTGGGTGGTCACCATCGCGGTGATTATCGGGCTCTTCGTCTTCGACTTCTACGCCCACGTGCGCACCCCCCACGAACCCACCTTCCGGGAGTCCGGCTTCTGGTCGGCGGTGTACATCGGCCTGGCACTCGCCTTCGGCGGCTACGTGTGGTGGCGGTGGGGCTCGACCTACGGCGGGGAGTACTATGCCGGTTTCGTCACCGAGAAGGCGCTCTCGGTGGACAACCTGTTCGTCTTCCTCATCATCATGAGCACCTTCGCCGTGCCGCGGATCTACCAGCAGAAGGTGCTGTTGATCGGCATCGTGCTCGCCCTGGTGATGCGCGGTGCGTTCATCGCCGTCGGTGCCGCCGCGATCAGCGCCTTCAGCTGGGTGTTCTACCTGTTCGGCGCCTTCCTCATCTACACCGCGATCAAGTTGATGCGCGAGAGCGGCCACGAGGTGGAGGCCGAGGAGAAACGCGACAGCCGCATCGTCACCCTCGTCAAGAAGGTGGTGCCCACCACCCAGGAGTACGACGGCGACCGGCTCGTCACCCGGGTGGACGGCACACGCGCGCTCACCCCGCTGGCCCTGGCGCTGCTGGCCATCGGCTTCGCCGACCTGCTCTTCGCGCTGGACTCGATCCCCGCGATCTACGGCCTCACCGAGCAGCCGTACCTGGTGTTCACCGCCAACGCCTTCGCGCTGATGGGCCTGCGCCAGCTCTACTTCCTGATCGGCGGCCTGCTCGACCGGCTGGTGTACCTGTCCTACGGCCTGGCCGCGATCCTGGCCTTCATCGGCGTGAAGCTGGTGCTGCACGCGCTGCACGAGAACACCCTGCCGTTCGTCAACGGCGGCGAGCACGTGAGCGTGCCGGAGATCTCCACGCCGCTCTCGCTGAGTGTCATCCTCGGCGTGCTGGTCGTGGCCACGGTGGCCAGCTTGATCAAGACACGCGGCCAGTCGGCGGTGCGCTCGCGCGTCGGCGAGGACCGGTGACCGAGGCCGGTCGCCGCTCGCTCAGTCGGTGAACGCGCCGAGTACCGGCAGCCATTCGTCGATCCGCACCGCGTCGATGAGCTGCTCGCGGGCGAAGGGGTCGTCGGCGAGCAGGGCGCGCAGCTCCTCGGCGCTCTCGGCGCGGAACAGCAGCAGCGCGCCCGATCCGTCGGTGTAGGGGCCGCTGGTGACCAGCGCGCCCGCGGTCAGCTGGTCGGCCAGCCAGGCGCGATGGCGCGGGCGATGGGTGTCGCGGCCCGGCACGGTGGCCTCGGAGTAGGTGTAGTGGACGGCGAAGAACGGCACGGGCTGGTCACTCCTGGCTGTGATCGAGCGGGGTCTGATCGAACGGGCGAGCGCTGGGCGCTCAGAGGGTCAGCAACATCCTGGTGTTGCCGAGCGTGTTGGGTTTCACATAACTGAGGTCGAGGAACTCGGCCACGCCGGTGTCGTAGGACCGGCACATCTCCGCGTACACCTCGGCGGTCACCGGCGTCCCGTCGATCTCCACGAACCCGTGCCTGGCGAAGAACTCCACCTCGAAGGTCAGCACGAACAGCCTGCGCAGCTCCAGTTCCCTGGCCACCTCGATCAGGCGCTGCACGATCAGCCTGCCCACCCCGCGGCCCTTGACGTCGGGATGCACGGCCACGGTGCGCACCTCGCCCAGATCGGCCCACAGCACGTGCAGGGCGCCGCAGCCGACCACCCGGCCGTCCAGCTCCGCCACCCAGAACTCCTGGACCGCCTCGTAAAGGGTGACCAGGCTCTTCTCCAGCAGGATGCGACCGGCGTACACGTCCACCAGGCGCTTGATCTCGGGCACGTCCGAGGTACGGGCGCGTCGCACGAGCGGGACGGAGCCGGGCGCGGCCGGGGCCGCGCCGGTGGGCGCGTCGCTGGTCGAACCACCTAGTGGTCCCCGAGAGGTCATGGGGTGCACAGTAGTCGGCCGGGTTACCGATAGTCTGAACGTGTGCCGCACATCCTGTCGTTCCGCTCACCGCATCGCGCCGGGGCAGCGCAACCGCAGGCTGTGACGTCGCGGGCGTCGCGCGGGAGCGAGGTTCCCGCGTGATCGAGGGCCGTCACGCCGATACGGCGATGTCGCGCCCCGGCCCGGATCAGGTGCCGGGGCGCCCCGGTTTCGTCGCGGCTCCCTCGGAAGCGGCGGTGCCCGTCCTCAACGTCGCGAACGTGCTGACGATGGCCCGCATCGCGATCGTTCCGGTGTTCGTGCTCGCGCTGTTCGCCGGTGGCGGGCACGACACGGGCTGGCGGATCGGTGCCGCCGCGCTGTTCGGCCTGGCCGCCATCACCGACCGCTTCGATGGGCAACTGGCCCGCAAATACGGGCTGGTCACCGACTTCGGCAAGCTCGCCGACCCCATCGCGGACAAGGCCCTCATCGGCGCGTCGCTGATCGGCCTGTCGGCGCTCGGTGACCTGCCGTGGTGGATCACGCTGGTGATCATCGCCCGAGAACTCGGGGTCACGCTGCTACGGCTGGTGGTGGTGCGGCGCGGGGTGATCCCGGCCGGCCGCGGCGGCAAACTGAAGACGCTGGTGCAGTCGGTCGCCATCGCCGTGCTGCTGCTGCCCCTCGCGGGCGGATTCGCGACGGCGGGAATGATCCTGATGTACGTGGCGCTGGTGCTGACGGTGGTGACCGGACTCGACTACGTGGGCCAGGCGGCGCGGGTGTGGTTCGCCGGTGGCACGCATCGGACCCGCGGCGCATGAGCGGGGCGGATGTGTCCGAACCGGCGGCCGTGCCCGACCCGCTCGCGGGGGACGCCCCGGTCGCCGAGCTGGTACGGGCCTTGCGGGCCGCGGGCCAGACGGTCGCCACGGCCGAGTCGCTCACCGCGGGCCTGCTCAGCGCCACCCTGGCGGGCGTGCCGGGTGCCAGCGCCGTACTGCGCGGTGGCCTGGTGGTGTACGCCACCGACCTCAAGCACACCCTGGCCGGGGTGAGCGCGGAGTTGCTCGCGACGGAGGGGCCGGTCGCGGCCAGCACCGCCGAACAGCTCGCCGTCGGTGCCCGCGCCCGCTGCGGGTCGGACTGGGGCGTCGGCCTCACCGGCGTCGCCGGACCCGACACCCAGGGCGGGCACCCGGTGGGGACGGTGTTCCTCGGGCTGTCCGGGCCGTGGCACACCGAGGTCATGCGGTTGCGGCTGGCCGGACAGCGGTGGACCATCAGACACACCGCGGCCCAGCGCGCGGTGGCGGAGCTGCTGCGGTGCGTCCGGAGCGGTTGAGAACGCTCGGGACGCTCCGCCGGAGTTCGCCGGGCGGGAACCACCGCGCGCCGCGGGACGTTGTGCCAGAAAGAGCGGTGCGCGCCAGGCGAGGCTGCCGGAGCGGGCACGGTGATCGGGAGCGAAGGAGATCGAGATGACGCTGCTGCGAGAGGCGATCGGCGACAGTCTGCGGCGTGCACGTCTCGCCCAGCACCGGACCCTGCGTGAGGTCTCCACCTCGGCGCGCGTGAGCCTGGGGTATCTGTCGGAGGTCGAACGGGGTCGCAAGGAGGCGTCGAGCGAATTGCTCGCCGCCATCTGCGACGCGCTGGACGTGCCGCTGTCGCGGGTGCTGTGGGACGTGAGCACGATCATGGCCGGGACGGACGCGGTGCCGGTCGAGGAACCGGCCGCGACCGAACCCACCCCGCACGAGGAGGCCGCGACCGCCGAACAGGACGCCCCCGTCGGCGAACCCGCCGGCGCGACCATGTCGGCCGCGGGCGCCGTCCGCCCGCAGATCGACGAGGACACCCGCATCGTGATTCCCGCCCCCACGGCGGACATGCTGGTGCTGGTGAAGAGCAACTGAGCCCGCGCAACCGGTGACCCGGCCGTCGTCTTCACTGGGGGCGGACGCCGAAAGCGGCTAGATTCTGTAGTAAGCGTCGGTTGGGCCGGCCGGTCCGGTCCAGGTGCCGCATCGTGGAGGATAAGGACAACCGGGTGCGCGAGGGTCGCGTGCCCTGGCCGCGTCAAGCGGTACATCAGATGGAGGCGGGATCAATCGATGGCTAATCCGTTCGTCAAGGCCTGGAAGTACCTGATGGCCCTCTTCGACTCCAAGATCGAGGAGCACGCGGATCCGAAGGTGCAGATCCAGCAGGCTATCGAGGAAGCCCAGCGCCAGCACCAGGCCCTCTCGCAGCAGGCCGCGTCGGTCATCGGCAACCAGCGCCAGCTGGAGATGAAGCTGAACCGGCAGCTCGACGAGGTCGAGAAGCTCAACGCCAACGCCCGCCAGGCCGTCATGCTCGCCGACCAGGCCAGCGCCGCGGGCGACACCGAGAAGGCGATCCAGTACACCAACGCCGCCGAGGCGTTCGCCGCGCAGCTGGTCACCGCCGAGCAGGCCGTCGAGGACCTCAAGGTGCTGCACGACCAGTCGCTGCAGGCCGCCGCCCAGGCCAAGAAGGCGGTGGAGCAGAACGCGATGCTGCTGCAGCAGAAGGTCGCCGAGCGCACCAAGCTGCTCAGCCAGCTCGAGCAGGCCAAGATGCAGGAGCAGGTCTCGGCCTCGCTGCAGCAGATGGACTCCACGCTGTCGGCGCCCGGCAGCACGCCCAGCCTGGACGCGGTCCGCGAGAAGATCGAGCGCCGCTACGCCAATGCCCTCGGCGCCGCCGAGCTGGCCCAGAACTCGGTGCAGGGCCGGATGATGGAGGTCCAGCAGGCCAGCGTGCAGATGGCCGGCCACAGCAGGCTCGAGCAGATCCGCGCCTCCATGCGTGGCGAGTCGCTGCCCGCCGGTGGCGCCAACCCCGCGATCAATCCCGCCCAGGCCGACCCGGCGCAGGCCCAGCCCCAGATGAACAAGGGCCAGACCGCCCAGCAGTGAGACCCGCGATCCGGTGAGCCGTCGGTGCCCTCGGTCGCGACAGGTGTGAGGAAACAGATGAGCCGCAAGCGAATTCCCGCCGCGTCCGCGCCCGCACCGTACGGCACGCCGCAGGCGGGGACCCTGCCCGAAACGCTGCGCGACATGGGCGAGTACGCCCTCGTCGCGGTCCGCCGCTGGGCCGACCCGCGCGAGCGCGAACTGCGCAGGCGCAGGCGTGCCCGCAGGCGCAGTGTCCAGCTGGGCACGGTCTCCGGCCTGACGACGGTGGGCACCCTCGGCCTGGTCGTCGTCTCCGCGCCGGTGTGGGCGGTACTCGCCCTGGGCGGCGGTGCGATCGCCGCGGTCACCGGCGCCGCTGTCAGCACCCGCCGGTACCTGCGCATGCGCGGCGCCCCGCTGCCGCAGCCGCGCTTCCAGCCCCGCCGCCAGCCGCCGCTGCGTTCGGCCGCCCGCGCGCCCATCGCCCGCCTGGTCCGGGCGGAGCGGGCGATGCACGGCGTCACCACCCAGATCGCCGCAGGTCGTCGACTCCCGCCCGACGAACTGGTCGAGATGGTGGAGACCGCCGCCTCCGGCGCCGCGGCACTGCACGCGCTGGCCGCCGACATCGTGCAGATGGAACAGGCGCTCGACGTGATCGGCCGGGGCAACCCGCAGGCGGCGGCGGCGCTGGCCGAGTCCACCCGCGGCGCGCTGGCCCGCCTCGAGGCCGGTGTGGGCGAATACGAGCAGGTGCTCGCCGCCGCCGGACATGTGCTGGCGGTACCCGAGAGTTCGGTGGTCACCTATCAATTCGAGGGCATCGTGGCCGACCTGCGCCACGCCGCCGACCGGCTGGACGGCTGGGCGCAAGCGCTCACCGAGATCGCCGACCGTCCCGTCCTGGACACCGCGCGGTCGCGGGTCCGCTGACCCCCGGGCCCGCCACCCACCGCGTCCCCCCGCGGCTCGGGGTGAACCCTGATTTCCACCCGGATATCGCCGTTGACCTGCTGATTTCCCGCCTTCGGGCTGCCAGGCTGGACGTATCGGGTCGCCGGACGGGCGATCGGAGGAGACATCCAGGAGGCTGGAAATGCTGTGGAAGATCATCGGTGTCGTGGCGGTCGTCTGGATCGCACTGGCCGTCATCGGTGCGCTGATCAAGGGGCTGTTCCCGATCCTGGTGATCAGCGCCCTCGTCTTCGGCGCGTACCTGCTGTACAAGGCGATCTCCGGTGCCGACCGCTCGACCGTCGACAAGTTGTAGCGCGAACGAGCCGTAGCGCGACGAGCCGTGGCGCGACGAGCCGTGGCGTCGAAAAACCAACGGGCCGTTCACCTTCCGGTGAACGGCCCGTCGTCGTCGGATCGCCGTCAGAGCTGCCCGCTGTCGGCGACGACCACCGGCTGCGTGGTCGCGCCGGTGTCGCTGCCCGTGGCCGCCACGGCCTGCACCACGTCCATGCCCTCGACCACCGTGCCGAACACGACGTGCTTGCCGTCCAGCCACGGCGTCGCGTCCAGGGTGATGAAGAACTGCGAGCCGTTGGTGCCCGGCCCCCGGTTGGCCATGCTGACCACGCCCGGCCCCGCGTGCGGCAGCTGGAAGTTCTCGTCGGCGAAGACGGGGCCGTAGATGCTGTGCCCGCCGGTGCCGTCACCGTGGGTGAAATCGCCGCCCTGGGCCATGAATCCGGGAATCACCCGGTGCAGGGTCGACCTGCGGTAGCCGAAGCCCTGCTCGCCGGTGGCCAGTGCGCGGAAGTTCTCGGCGGTGCGCGGCACCACGTCCGAGCGCAGCTCGATCACCACCCGGCCCGCGGGCGCGCCGCCGATGGTCAGATCCAGATACACCCGCGGCAGCGCGTCGGCATGCGCCTGCGGGGCGGTCAGCGGCCCGGGCGCGAGGAAGGTGAGCAGCGCCAGCGCGAGCACCGCCGCTGCGCGTGTGAGCTTCGTCATGGGCATGTGTCTACCGCATCGATCGCCCTCCCGCGCGCCCGGCCGCCGTTCTCGCCGCCGGGTGGGCGCCGATGTTTGAATGGGCGCATGGAGCAGGTTCCCGAGGACTGGCAACGCGGCCTGGTGATCGTGGCCCATCCCGACGACATCGAATACGGCGCGGCCGCCGCGGTGGCGCGATGGACCGAGCAGGGCAAGGACATTCGCTACGTGCTGGCGACCAGCGGCGAGGCCGGGATCGCCGGTCTGCCGCCCGCGGAAT contains:
- a CDS encoding amino-acid N-acetyltransferase; this encodes MTSRGPLGGSTSDAPTGAAPAAPGSVPLVRRARTSDVPEIKRLVDVYAGRILLEKSLVTLYEAVQEFWVAELDGRVVGCGALHVLWADLGEVRTVAVHPDVKGRGVGRLIVQRLIEVARELELRRLFVLTFEVEFFARHGFVEIDGTPVTAEVYAEMCRSYDTGVAEFLDLSYVKPNTLGNTRMLLTL
- a CDS encoding helix-turn-helix domain-containing protein, giving the protein MTLLREAIGDSLRRARLAQHRTLREVSTSARVSLGYLSEVERGRKEASSELLAAICDALDVPLSRVLWDVSTIMAGTDAVPVEEPAATEPTPHEEAATAEQDAPVGEPAGATMSAAGAVRPQIDEDTRIVIPAPTADMLVLVKSN
- a CDS encoding YciI family protein — encoded protein: MPFFAVHYTYSEATVPGRDTHRPRHRAWLADQLTAGALVTSGPYTDGSGALLLFRAESAEELRALLADDPFAREQLIDAVRIDEWLPVLGAFTD
- a CDS encoding PspA/IM30 family protein, with the translated sequence MANPFVKAWKYLMALFDSKIEEHADPKVQIQQAIEEAQRQHQALSQQAASVIGNQRQLEMKLNRQLDEVEKLNANARQAVMLADQASAAGDTEKAIQYTNAAEAFAAQLVTAEQAVEDLKVLHDQSLQAAAQAKKAVEQNAMLLQQKVAERTKLLSQLEQAKMQEQVSASLQQMDSTLSAPGSTPSLDAVREKIERRYANALGAAELAQNSVQGRMMEVQQASVQMAGHSRLEQIRASMRGESLPAGGANPAINPAQADPAQAQPQMNKGQTAQQ
- a CDS encoding peptidylprolyl isomerase, coding for MTKLTRAAAVLALALLTFLAPGPLTAPQAHADALPRVYLDLTIGGAPAGRVVIELRSDVVPRTAENFRALATGEQGFGYRRSTLHRVIPGFMAQGGDFTHGDGTGGHSIYGPVFADENFQLPHAGPGVVSMANRGPGTNGSQFFITLDATPWLDGKHVVFGTVVEGMDVVQAVAATGSDTGATTQPVVVADSGQL
- a CDS encoding TerC family protein, translated to MQVSALEWVVTIAVIIGLFVFDFYAHVRTPHEPTFRESGFWSAVYIGLALAFGGYVWWRWGSTYGGEYYAGFVTEKALSVDNLFVFLIIMSTFAVPRIYQQKVLLIGIVLALVMRGAFIAVGAAAISAFSWVFYLFGAFLIYTAIKLMRESGHEVEAEEKRDSRIVTLVKKVVPTTQEYDGDRLVTRVDGTRALTPLALALLAIGFADLLFALDSIPAIYGLTEQPYLVFTANAFALMGLRQLYFLIGGLLDRLVYLSYGLAAILAFIGVKLVLHALHENTLPFVNGGEHVSVPEISTPLSLSVILGVLVVATVASLIKTRGQSAVRSRVGEDR
- the pgsA gene encoding CDP-diacylglycerol--glycerol-3-phosphate 3-phosphatidyltransferase; its protein translation is MSRPGPDQVPGRPGFVAAPSEAAVPVLNVANVLTMARIAIVPVFVLALFAGGGHDTGWRIGAAALFGLAAITDRFDGQLARKYGLVTDFGKLADPIADKALIGASLIGLSALGDLPWWITLVIIARELGVTLLRLVVVRRGVIPAGRGGKLKTLVQSVAIAVLLLPLAGGFATAGMILMYVALVLTVVTGLDYVGQAARVWFAGGTHRTRGA
- the pspM gene encoding phage shock envelope stress response protein PspM, producing the protein MSRKRIPAASAPAPYGTPQAGTLPETLRDMGEYALVAVRRWADPRERELRRRRRARRRSVQLGTVSGLTTVGTLGLVVVSAPVWAVLALGGGAIAAVTGAAVSTRRYLRMRGAPLPQPRFQPRRQPPLRSAARAPIARLVRAERAMHGVTTQIAAGRRLPPDELVEMVETAASGAAALHALAADIVQMEQALDVIGRGNPQAAAALAESTRGALARLEAGVGEYEQVLAAAGHVLAVPESSVVTYQFEGIVADLRHAADRLDGWAQALTEIADRPVLDTARSRVR
- a CDS encoding CinA family protein is translated as MPDPLAGDAPVAELVRALRAAGQTVATAESLTAGLLSATLAGVPGASAVLRGGLVVYATDLKHTLAGVSAELLATEGPVAASTAEQLAVGARARCGSDWGVGLTGVAGPDTQGGHPVGTVFLGLSGPWHTEVMRLRLAGQRWTIRHTAAQRAVAELLRCVRSG
- a CDS encoding aminoglycoside phosphotransferase family protein, whose product is MRISLPTDVAATIDRVFGARGAAWLAGLDDVVAERCAEWELTVTGPGFGGGTHSYVAPVRRADGSDAVLKVPVVDEENVGEPTGLACYDGDGAVRLYAFDPGTGAMLLERARPGTELLTQPGFPSLEGRPEHRDRIELACRLYRRLRRPPAELPAGFPPLPAALDMVAGWTAALRRPAAGFAEVLGPRLRADALDWCARLAEPDGPLLVVNRDTHLGNIVAAEREPWLLIDPKSYLGEAAFDAGFLIMIQVQSAPEPAHAAAVVARTADWLGIDPERARGWAFLRAVEEIAWAIEDDEPDLLRLHRAVAQALSGGGRAAV